The following proteins are co-located in the Microcystis wesenbergii NRERC-220 genome:
- a CDS encoding AAA family ATPase: MAELFKGFEQLVELAKILEEKLEKGEIKTEMQFNSRPLSNIPRAGGIPRTGGVYRPNNAGGDDFEVNRHRSSSTDSGIEDTMTPPEGSTTASLKDVGGLTEVIKELKELIAIPLKRPDLLAKLGLEPTRGVLLVGPPGTGKTLTARALAEELGVNYIALVGPEVISKYYGEAEQKLRGIFEKASKNAPCIVFIDEIDSMAPDRSKVEGEVEKRLVAQLLGLMDGFAQSQGVIVLAATNRPDHLDPALRRPGRFDREVLFRVPDRKGRLEILHILTRSMPLDESVSLALIADNAVGFVGSDLKAVCQKAAYSALRRQVPTIDSQIPETMTVVQADFLQALKEVKPAVLRSVEVESPHVDWDNIGGLEQIKQTLQESVEGALLHPQLYTQTKAQAPKGILLWGPPGTGKTLLAKAVASQARANFISINGPELLSKWVGASEQAVRELFAKARQAAPCVVFIDEIDTLAPARGRYSGDSGVSDRVVGQILTELDGLQTGATILVIGATNRPDALDPALLRAGRLDLQLKVDLPNASSRLAILGVHNDERPLEDVDLGHWAEATEGWNGADLALLCNQAALMAIRRYRHQGMTDPADIRITTADFNHAYQLLVEQRAN, translated from the coding sequence ATGGCAGAATTATTCAAAGGCTTTGAGCAATTAGTCGAACTGGCGAAAATCTTAGAAGAGAAACTGGAGAAAGGGGAAATTAAAACCGAAATGCAATTTAATTCCCGTCCCTTGAGTAATATTCCCCGTGCTGGCGGTATTCCCCGTACAGGGGGAGTTTATCGCCCGAACAATGCTGGTGGGGATGATTTTGAGGTCAATCGCCATCGCTCATCCTCCACTGATTCAGGGATTGAAGACACTATGACACCGCCCGAAGGATCCACAACTGCTTCCCTTAAAGATGTTGGTGGCTTGACGGAAGTGATTAAAGAACTCAAAGAACTAATTGCCATTCCTCTGAAACGCCCTGACTTGTTGGCCAAATTAGGACTTGAACCTACTCGCGGCGTTCTCTTAGTCGGACCACCCGGAACCGGTAAAACCCTGACTGCCCGTGCTTTGGCCGAAGAACTCGGTGTTAACTATATTGCCTTAGTCGGACCAGAGGTGATCAGCAAATATTATGGGGAAGCCGAGCAAAAACTGCGGGGAATTTTTGAGAAAGCCAGTAAGAATGCGCCTTGTATCGTTTTTATTGACGAAATTGATAGCATGGCACCCGATCGCAGTAAAGTTGAAGGGGAAGTAGAAAAAAGACTGGTGGCCCAATTGCTGGGTTTAATGGATGGCTTTGCCCAAAGCCAAGGGGTGATTGTTCTAGCGGCGACAAACCGTCCCGACCATCTTGACCCTGCCCTCCGTCGTCCTGGACGGTTTGACCGAGAAGTCCTCTTTCGGGTGCCTGACCGTAAAGGCCGTTTAGAAATCCTCCATATTCTCACCCGTTCCATGCCCCTAGATGAATCAGTTTCCTTAGCTCTGATTGCCGATAATGCGGTGGGATTTGTCGGGTCAGATTTAAAAGCCGTTTGCCAGAAAGCGGCCTATAGTGCTTTGCGACGCCAGGTTCCTACGATTGACTCGCAAATTCCAGAAACAATGACGGTGGTCCAAGCCGACTTTTTGCAAGCCCTAAAAGAAGTTAAACCGGCGGTATTGCGGTCTGTGGAAGTGGAATCTCCCCATGTGGACTGGGACAATATTGGCGGACTTGAACAGATTAAACAAACCCTACAGGAGTCCGTGGAAGGGGCATTACTCCATCCGCAATTATATACGCAAACCAAAGCCCAAGCTCCCAAAGGTATTTTACTTTGGGGTCCCCCTGGAACGGGAAAAACCTTATTGGCCAAAGCGGTTGCATCTCAGGCGCGAGCTAATTTTATTAGTATTAATGGACCTGAGCTTTTGAGTAAATGGGTGGGTGCGAGTGAACAAGCGGTGCGTGAGTTGTTTGCCAAAGCTCGTCAGGCAGCCCCTTGTGTGGTTTTTATTGATGAAATTGATACTTTAGCGCCAGCAAGAGGTCGTTATAGTGGGGATTCAGGAGTGAGTGACCGGGTTGTGGGACAAATCCTCACGGAGTTAGATGGGTTGCAAACGGGGGCAACGATTTTAGTGATTGGAGCCACTAATCGCCCAGATGCCTTAGATCCGGCCTTATTGCGAGCGGGACGGTTGGATTTACAGTTAAAAGTTGATTTACCGAATGCCTCTAGTCGTTTAGCAATTCTGGGGGTTCATAATGATGAACGTCCTTTAGAGGATGTGGATTTAGGCCATTGGGCCGAGGCAACCGAAGGCTGGAATGGTGCAGATTTAGCGTTATTATGTAACCAAGCGGCACTGATGGCAATTCGTCGTTATCGCCATCAGGGAATGACTGACCCGGCTGATATTCGCATTACAACGGCTGATTTTAATCATGCTTACCAACTGTTGGTTGAACAGCGTGCCAATTGA
- the grrA gene encoding GrrA/OscA1 family cyclophane-containing rSAM-modified RiPP has translation MNISNKTGLVGFLLALSAFGLTSTAQAASDEANPIEARLSRLSSAVRERVNQLPEGTADPSLQALGWGDGGNRGWGNSRVGGWADGRGGSFVNSRPWRNGWSDGGGFFNSRPRWGNGGGFLNRW, from the coding sequence GTGAATATCAGCAATAAAACTGGTTTAGTCGGCTTTCTTCTCGCTTTATCTGCTTTCGGTCTGACTAGCACTGCCCAGGCCGCCTCGGACGAGGCTAACCCCATTGAGGCGCGTTTAAGTCGTCTATCTAGCGCTGTACGCGAACGAGTTAACCAACTGCCGGAAGGTACTGCCGATCCTAGTTTACAAGCTTTAGGCTGGGGAGATGGTGGCAATCGCGGTTGGGGGAATAGTCGTGTCGGTGGTTGGGCAGATGGTCGCGGTGGTAGTTTCGTTAATTCCCGCCCTTGGCGCAATGGTTGGTCTGACGGTGGTGGTTTCTTTAATTCCCGACCGCGCTGGGGTAATGGTGGCGGTTTCTTAAATCGTTGGTAA
- the grrP gene encoding extracellular substrate binding-like orphan protein GrrP, which translates to MKKILQLVGLGCLLPMFLASASLAETVVEKVARTGFLTVGTRFDAIPYSYINDKGELVGYSMDVLERIRKRLETRLGRPVTLQMIEANQPGEKINLIRSGEIDIACSTAFTWERAKVVDFSISYSISGIRILAKKGSNLSTPQSLIGKRIALVPTSAAVDVIKLVQPQATIVTTYSTIEEAIEALKTGKIDAIAGDSISLAGTILRDNPKIYEIVPEEALANFGIACMVPENNSTFLDDVNYAIVKMMQDYITNDTATVSQIDRWFGSQGMVPIPPELLKGFFAFKVIEHAQINPQEAK; encoded by the coding sequence ATGAAGAAAATTTTACAGTTAGTGGGACTAGGTTGCCTATTACCTATGTTCCTCGCCAGTGCAAGTTTAGCGGAAACAGTGGTGGAAAAAGTGGCTCGCACGGGATTTTTGACCGTAGGAACCCGTTTTGATGCGATTCCCTACTCCTACATCAATGATAAGGGGGAATTAGTCGGCTATTCTATGGATGTGTTGGAACGAATTAGAAAACGATTGGAAACTCGTCTCGGTCGTCCCGTCACCCTGCAAATGATTGAAGCTAACCAACCCGGAGAGAAAATTAATCTCATTCGTAGCGGGGAAATCGATATCGCTTGTAGTACGGCTTTTACTTGGGAAAGGGCGAAAGTTGTCGATTTTTCCATCAGTTACAGCATTTCTGGGATTAGGATTTTAGCTAAAAAAGGTAGCAATCTCTCCACTCCTCAATCCCTAATCGGTAAACGCATCGCCTTGGTTCCCACTTCTGCGGCCGTCGATGTGATTAAATTAGTACAACCGCAAGCGACAATTGTTACTACCTACAGCACCATAGAAGAAGCGATCGAAGCTTTAAAAACCGGTAAAATCGACGCAATAGCGGGGGATAGCATTTCTTTAGCGGGAACAATCCTCAGAGATAACCCTAAAATCTACGAAATCGTCCCCGAAGAAGCTCTAGCTAATTTTGGCATTGCTTGCATGGTTCCCGAAAATAACTCTACTTTTTTGGATGATGTCAACTATGCCATTGTTAAAATGATGCAGGATTACATCACCAATGATACGGCCACCGTTAGTCAAATCGATCGCTGGTTCGGTAGTCAAGGCATGGTTCCTATCCCCCCAGAATTATTAAAGGGGTTTTTTGCCTTCAAAGTTATCGAACACGCCCAAATTAATCCCCAAGAAGCCAAATAG
- a CDS encoding septal ring lytic transglycosylase RlpA family protein, translating into MNKQLINKLQAVTALTVLGTTASIICSQTAGHSNSLTDISVDRQTVIESTTQTVLSAFSNSRTTDSDIKVSRSVQDNANEILKTLESLVDKENTVPASVTPRPQEAIPSTVQPQSQPNQVKPAPASNPASVTPPEKPKTSPEVKTSSRPRKKGMASWYGRGFHGRRTASGETFNSSGLTAAHRYLPFGTKVRVTNLRNGRSVVVRINDRGPFSGGRVIDLSRGAAAIIGVFQSGVAPVVLEVLGR; encoded by the coding sequence ATGAATAAACAACTGATCAACAAACTACAAGCTGTAACCGCTCTCACGGTATTGGGGACTACAGCCTCGATAATTTGTTCCCAGACAGCAGGACACAGCAACAGCCTGACGGATATTAGCGTAGACCGTCAAACTGTTATCGAGTCAACTACTCAAACCGTTCTGTCCGCTTTTTCTAATAGTCGAACAACTGATTCAGATATTAAAGTATCACGTTCTGTTCAAGATAATGCTAACGAAATTCTGAAAACTTTGGAGTCCCTAGTGGACAAAGAAAATACCGTCCCTGCAAGCGTTACACCCCGGCCCCAAGAGGCCATTCCTTCGACGGTACAACCCCAATCACAACCCAATCAAGTCAAGCCGGCCCCGGCCAGCAATCCTGCCTCAGTCACACCGCCAGAGAAGCCAAAAACAAGTCCAGAGGTAAAAACCAGCAGTCGCCCCCGTAAAAAGGGAATGGCCTCCTGGTATGGTCGCGGTTTCCATGGTCGTCGCACCGCTAGTGGTGAGACTTTTAACTCTAGTGGTTTAACCGCCGCTCATCGCTATCTACCTTTCGGCACCAAGGTTAGGGTAACTAATCTGCGTAATGGGCGCTCGGTGGTGGTGCGAATTAACGATCGCGGTCCGTTTAGCGGTGGTCGCGTCATCGACCTTTCCAGAGGTGCGGCAGCGATTATCGGTGTCTTCCAATCGGGAGTTGCCCCAGTTGTCTTGGAAGTTTTAGGCAGATAA
- a CDS encoding phosphate ABC transporter permease: MLVPLTRQSIEQIVPIIATGPQYAHYWGKWSDFLRRLFISVIALTAAWLIGNLFGPGGLTIKTIKLIFDIIAGLYWLWGPVYWASVRNNTYRRLPYGGFWRGRVFDAFVTEELIGEEERVNKRGELEIIENRQRCINLEIGDQTGFSAIVRAPLKRIHKSIRPGMVAEALLMSRDPDLGDINQLSDVHLPQLDQWIGEYPVLRRDIFQQVSRELGGGKEPRPKPSRYSNNVIRRRKTR; the protein is encoded by the coding sequence ATGTTGGTTCCCCTTACCCGTCAATCGATCGAGCAAATTGTCCCGATTATCGCCACAGGTCCCCAGTACGCTCACTATTGGGGTAAATGGTCTGATTTTCTGCGTCGTTTATTCATTTCTGTCATCGCTCTCACCGCAGCTTGGTTAATCGGTAATTTATTCGGCCCTGGTGGTTTAACGATTAAAACGATTAAACTGATTTTCGACATTATCGCCGGTTTATATTGGCTCTGGGGTCCAGTTTATTGGGCCAGTGTTCGCAATAACACCTATCGTCGTCTTCCCTACGGGGGGTTTTGGCGCGGTCGCGTTTTCGATGCTTTTGTGACCGAGGAATTAATCGGGGAAGAAGAAAGGGTCAATAAACGCGGGGAATTAGAGATTATCGAAAATCGCCAACGCTGTATTAATCTGGAAATCGGTGATCAAACTGGGTTTTCGGCGATCGTTCGCGCTCCCCTCAAACGCATTCATAAATCGATCCGTCCCGGGATGGTAGCCGAAGCTTTGTTAATGTCTCGAGATCCCGATTTAGGCGATATCAATCAGCTTTCTGATGTTCATCTTCCCCAACTCGACCAGTGGATAGGGGAATATCCTGTCCTGCGACGGGATATTTTCCAGCAAGTTAGCCGAGAATTAGGAGGGGGAAAAGAACCCCGGCCAAAACCTTCTCGTTATTCTAATAATGTCATCCGAAGACGCAAAACCCGTTAA
- a CDS encoding alkene reductase, with protein sequence MTAFTTSLTLLSQFKLGDLNLENRLVLAPMTRARAGEKRLANEIMAEYYRQRASAGLMITEATVISPQANGWQNTPGIYTDEQVQAWQMVTKIAQRKGTPIFCQLWHCGRASHPSFQENGALPVAPSAIRIKGELHTPIGKQPYETPRALETEEIPAIVADYRQAAQRAKLAGFDGIEIHGANGYLIDTFLQSATNQRQDKYGGSLANRYRFLQEVVEAILTVFPSHRVGVRLSPNGVYNDMGSEDFRETFLYIAQRLNEYNLAYLHLLDGLAFGFHEKGQPMLLSEFRAVFNSALIGNCGYTKETAEAAIQLGDADLIAFGRPYISNPDLVERFANNWPLNPDAEMKDWYSFDKEGYIDFPSYKP encoded by the coding sequence ATGACTGCCTTCACTACTTCCCTGACTCTTTTAAGTCAATTTAAATTGGGAGATTTAAACTTAGAAAATCGTCTTGTGCTTGCTCCCATGACGCGAGCGCGAGCCGGAGAAAAACGTCTGGCCAATGAGATAATGGCCGAGTATTACCGGCAAAGGGCCAGTGCGGGATTAATGATTACAGAAGCGACGGTAATTTCTCCCCAAGCTAACGGTTGGCAAAATACCCCCGGTATCTACACCGATGAACAAGTGCAAGCATGGCAAATGGTGACAAAAATCGCCCAAAGAAAAGGAACACCAATTTTCTGTCAATTGTGGCACTGTGGTCGCGCTTCTCATCCTAGTTTTCAGGAAAATGGGGCTTTACCGGTTGCCCCTTCCGCAATTAGGATTAAGGGGGAGTTGCATACACCCATAGGTAAACAGCCCTACGAGACCCCTAGAGCCTTAGAAACCGAGGAAATCCCCGCAATTGTCGCCGATTACCGTCAAGCCGCTCAGAGGGCAAAATTAGCGGGGTTTGATGGCATAGAAATTCACGGGGCTAATGGTTATTTAATCGATACTTTTCTACAATCGGCCACTAATCAGCGTCAGGATAAGTACGGAGGCAGTTTGGCAAATCGTTATCGTTTTTTGCAGGAAGTAGTCGAGGCAATTTTAACTGTTTTTCCCAGTCATCGAGTGGGGGTGCGTCTGTCTCCCAATGGAGTTTATAATGACATGGGTTCCGAGGATTTTCGAGAAACTTTTCTCTATATTGCCCAAAGATTAAATGAGTACAATTTAGCTTATTTGCATCTGCTAGATGGCTTGGCTTTTGGTTTTCACGAAAAGGGTCAACCGATGCTTTTATCCGAGTTTCGGGCTGTTTTTAATAGTGCTTTAATCGGCAATTGTGGTTATACAAAAGAAACTGCTGAAGCCGCTATTCAGTTAGGAGATGCGGATTTAATTGCTTTCGGTCGCCCCTATATCAGTAATCCCGATTTGGTGGAAAGATTCGCCAATAATTGGCCCCTTAATCCCGATGCTGAGATGAAAGATTGGTATTCTTTTGACAAGGAAGGTTATATCGATTTTCCCAGTTATAAACCCTAG